From one Lycium ferocissimum isolate CSIRO_LF1 chromosome 5, AGI_CSIRO_Lferr_CH_V1, whole genome shotgun sequence genomic stretch:
- the LOC132057695 gene encoding cytochrome P450 704C1-like, with protein MYMRLEKNFPVSHPKTFQGWHHYGILNDLLGDGIFTVDGEKWTSQRKISSYEFSTKNLRDFSSAVFRTSAVKLAQKVSEAVTSNQATEIQDLFTKSTLETVFKILLGVDLDTTTEEGILFSSSFDEANAVTFYRYVDVFGKVKRFLNIGSEANMKKCIKVVDEFVYKIIRNKTEQTTKLRDDSRVMKKSDILSRFLEMNETDPKYLKDIILSFIIAGKDTTASTLSWFFYMMCKYPLLQEKIAEEVKKATGINQNSSIDELAKSITDDALDKMQYFHASLTETLRLYPAIPVDGKLCLSDDTLPDGFRIMKGHAIAYQPWAMGRMKSLWGDDAEDFRPERWFDENGCFRQESPFKFTAFQAGPRICLGKEFAYRQMKIFSAVLLGTFRFKLSDEERRVKYRTMLTLHIDGGEKS; from the exons ATGTATATGAGATTAGAAAAGAATTTCCCAGTTTCTCACCCTAAAACTTTTCAGGGTTGGCACCATTATGGCATCTTGAATGATCTTCTTGGTGATGGGATCTTCACAGTTGATGGAGAGAAGTGGACAAGCCAAAGGAAGATATCAAGTTACGAATTCTCCACCAAAAATTTAAGGGACTTTAGTAGTGCAGTTTTCAGAACTAGTGCGGTAAAGCTTGCTCAAAAAGTATCTGAAGCCGTGACCTCAAATCAAGCAACAGAAATTCAA GACTTATTTACGAAATCAACACTGGAGACAGTATTCAAGATTTTACTAGGCGTGGATCTCGACACTACAACTGAAGAAGGCATTCTGTTTTCCAGTTCTTTTGATGAAGCTAATGCAGTAACGTTTTATCGCTACGTTGATGTGTTTGGGAAAGTGAAAAGATTTCTAAACATTGGGTCAGAAGCAAATATGAAGAAGTGTATTAAAGTGGTTGATGAATTTGTATATAAAATTATTAGAAACAAGACAGAACAGACGACCAAGTTGCGAGATGACAGCAGGGTG ATGAAAAAATCTGACATTCTGTCTAGGTTCCTGGAAATGAACGAAACGGATCCAAAGTACCTTAAGGACATAATCCTTAGCTTTATAATTGCTGGCAAAGACACTACAGCTAGCACACTTTCCTGGTTCTTCTATATGATGTGCAAGTACCCTCTCCTACAAGAAAAAATTGCAGAGGAAGTCAAGAAAGCAACCGGAATAAACCAGAATTCAAGTATTGATGAGCTAGCTAAGAGCATTACTGATGATGCACTGGATAAAATGCAGTATTTCCATGCATCATTAACTGAGACGCTCCGATTATACCCTGCAATTCCTGTg GATGGCAAACTGTGTTTATCAGATGACACATTGCCTGACGGGTTCAGAATAATGAAAGGGCATGCTATCGCATATCAACCATGGGCTATGGGCAGGATGAAATCTTTATGGGGTGATGATGCAGAGGATTTCCGGCCAGAGAGATGGTTTGATGAAAATGGTTGCTTTCGGCAAGAAAGTCCCTTTAAGTTCACAGCCTTTCAG GCTGGGCCAAGAATATGTCTAGGGAAGGAATTTGCTTACAGGCAGATGAAGATATTTTCAGCAGTGCTGCTGGGGACCTTTAGATTTAAGCTAAGTGATGAAGAGAGAAGAGTTAAATACAGAACCATGCTAACTCTTCACATTGACGGAGGAGAGAAGAGTTAA